The Microbulbifer sp. YPW1 genome contains a region encoding:
- a CDS encoding FAD-dependent oxidoreductase — protein MTEVSVEKRLSIPQHEARQQTTDYPIYVVIGAGPVGVRCAERLLENSDDAQVVLIGAEDEAPYNRVRLSQYLSQELSLQELENPVRKQSAGRLAEYHNRRITRIDRQERIVFDEEGTPQPYTKLILATGSRPRIPDIPGANLENIIPFRELRDAKALTHLRDRSQTILVAGAGALGLEAAAALKTQKNRVVLLARQGLLGGKLSTASENYLKAALTVLQVELMSGVEIQAFNGSKAVTGVQLSSGESLQVDTVVLCTGITPETTLGEESGLNTARGIQVSSFMQTSDPDIYAIGECAEFAELVYQLVRPGFEQADICARHICATKEKDIPAPYSGSRTDIELKIAHIPCALLGKTAPAGESSVYRYENRFRGQCREIYLSDGKLVGASLIGAWPERSRVSAAINSGEAISTASLRRFERDGYLWTKQEKQGIKQQPDSYLVCQCNGVSKGELCTAIANGKRSLHDLEMETQAGSVCGSCRPIMAELLDTPVPNLVMRHATSILLVSLLSLLLIAIAVFLPAPDVSNSVQVNWYLKNLWYDNFWKQVSGYTLLGLCLLTASLSLRKRLKKRNLGHLDHWRYFHSIVGCAALLVLIVHTGFRLGENLNLALMLVFLAATCTGSLVGVFMARNHHWTDLKLREHRKWWSRVHYALLWALPVLIFFHVLAVYYF, from the coding sequence GTGACCGAAGTTTCCGTGGAGAAGCGGCTTTCGATACCGCAGCACGAAGCCCGTCAGCAAACTACAGACTACCCCATCTATGTAGTCATCGGTGCTGGCCCGGTGGGTGTTCGATGTGCAGAGCGCTTGCTGGAGAACAGCGACGATGCCCAGGTCGTACTGATCGGCGCAGAGGACGAAGCCCCGTATAACAGGGTCAGGTTGTCCCAGTACCTATCCCAGGAACTCTCCCTGCAAGAACTGGAAAACCCGGTACGGAAACAATCCGCGGGCCGACTCGCCGAATATCACAACCGCCGAATTACCCGTATCGATCGACAAGAGCGTATCGTCTTTGATGAGGAAGGCACCCCCCAACCCTATACCAAGCTAATCCTCGCCACCGGATCCCGACCGCGAATCCCGGATATACCCGGCGCAAACCTGGAAAACATCATTCCTTTCCGCGAGCTGCGGGATGCCAAGGCACTTACCCATCTGCGCGACAGGAGTCAGACCATTCTGGTAGCAGGCGCGGGCGCACTGGGATTGGAAGCCGCTGCCGCGCTTAAGACACAAAAGAACCGGGTTGTACTTCTGGCCCGTCAGGGCTTACTCGGTGGGAAGCTGAGTACGGCATCAGAAAACTATCTCAAGGCTGCCCTCACCGTACTCCAGGTGGAGCTGATGTCTGGGGTCGAGATCCAGGCATTCAACGGCAGCAAGGCTGTTACCGGCGTGCAGCTCTCAAGCGGGGAAAGCCTTCAGGTGGACACCGTAGTTTTGTGTACCGGCATCACTCCTGAAACCACTCTGGGTGAGGAATCTGGTCTCAACACAGCACGTGGCATCCAGGTTTCCTCCTTTATGCAAACCAGCGACCCGGATATTTACGCGATAGGTGAATGTGCCGAATTTGCAGAGCTGGTGTATCAACTGGTGCGCCCCGGATTCGAGCAGGCCGATATTTGCGCCCGGCATATCTGCGCCACAAAAGAAAAAGACATTCCGGCACCCTATTCCGGCAGCCGCACAGATATCGAACTCAAGATTGCCCATATCCCCTGTGCACTGCTCGGCAAGACCGCGCCCGCTGGTGAATCGAGCGTGTATCGCTACGAAAACCGCTTCCGAGGGCAGTGCCGGGAAATCTACCTGAGCGACGGAAAGCTCGTAGGTGCCAGCCTGATCGGTGCCTGGCCCGAACGATCCCGTGTGAGTGCGGCCATCAACAGTGGCGAGGCGATTTCAACGGCTTCCCTGCGCCGATTTGAGCGGGATGGCTACCTGTGGACAAAACAGGAAAAGCAGGGGATAAAACAGCAACCAGACAGCTATCTGGTCTGCCAGTGTAATGGTGTCAGTAAGGGGGAGCTCTGCACGGCCATCGCCAATGGCAAACGCTCGCTACACGACCTGGAAATGGAGACTCAGGCCGGATCGGTGTGCGGCAGTTGTCGACCGATCATGGCAGAGCTGCTCGACACCCCTGTTCCCAATCTCGTCATGCGACACGCGACGAGTATCTTATTGGTATCCCTCCTCTCCCTGTTGTTGATTGCAATCGCGGTGTTTCTGCCTGCGCCCGACGTCAGCAACAGTGTGCAGGTCAACTGGTACCTGAAAAACCTCTGGTACGACAATTTCTGGAAGCAGGTGAGCGGCTACACCCTGCTCGGGCTGTGTCTGCTGACCGCCAGCCTGAGCCTGCGCAAGCGTTTGAAAAAGCGCAATCTCGGCCACCTGGATCACTGGCGCTACTTTCACAGTATCGTTGGCTGTGCGGCACTGCTGGTACTTATCGTACACACCGGGTTCCGCCTGGGTGAGAACCTAAACCTTGCGCTGATGCTGGTATTCCTCGCGGCCACCTGTACGGGCTCCCTGGTGGGAGTATTTATGGCCCGCAATCACCACTGGACCGATCTGAAGTTGCGCGAACATCGCAAGTGGTGGTCCCGGGTCCACTACGCGCTGCTGTGGGCACTGCCCGTATTAATCTTTTTCCATGTCCTCGCCGTGTATTACTTTTAA
- a CDS encoding hemerythrin domain-containing protein, whose protein sequence is MFRIFSGKSRNNTSSGNRDPHGPGQGRSISFDPNLIHDLKGDHKELIQIYQRIWSEGYERQDFQKISELLKAFKSTFQAHLIKENVSFYVYLEQSLSDDNHTLQIVKDFRSDMNDIANAVVQFCKRYSREVFTGKMLMDFKQDYEKIGEALTRRVSLEERELYTLYRYS, encoded by the coding sequence ATGTTCCGCATTTTTTCCGGGAAGTCCCGCAACAATACATCTTCAGGGAATCGTGATCCCCACGGCCCCGGACAGGGCCGCTCGATCAGCTTCGACCCGAATCTGATCCACGATCTTAAAGGTGATCACAAAGAACTGATCCAGATCTATCAACGCATCTGGTCAGAGGGTTATGAAAGGCAGGATTTCCAAAAAATTTCTGAGCTATTGAAAGCATTCAAGTCAACTTTCCAGGCCCACCTGATCAAAGAAAACGTCAGCTTTTATGTGTATCTGGAACAATCTCTCAGCGATGACAACCATACGCTGCAGATCGTCAAAGATTTTCGTTCCGATATGAATGATATTGCCAACGCCGTAGTGCAGTTTTGCAAGCGCTACTCCCGCGAGGTTTTTACCGGAAAGATGCTGATGGACTTCAAACAGGACTATGAAAAAATCGGCGAAGCGCTGACCCGAAGGGTCTCTCTGGAAGAGCGGGAACTTTATACACTGTATCGATACTCGTAA
- the gltA gene encoding citrate synthase — MSDKKAQLTVDGIDAPYDLPVYSGTAGPDVVDVSSLASKGLFTYDPGFMSTASCESQITYIDGAKGVLLHRGYPIEQLAQKSDYLETCYLLMNGELPSVEQKKEYVNSIMNHTMVHESLVNFFKGFRYDAHPMAMMCGVVGALASFYHDSLDITDPEHRKISADRLIAKMPTLAAMCYKHSKGQPFMYPDNSLSYSENFLHMMFGNPCEPSKIDPVVAKAMDVIFLLHADHEQNASTSTVRLAGSSGANPFACISSGIATLWGPAHGGANEAVLNMLQEIGDESRIDEYVAKAKDKNDPFRLMGFGHRVYKNFDPRSRVMQGICDEVLGAMGAENDPLLRIAKKLEKIALEDEYFVEKKLYPNVDFYSGIIMKAIGIPTDMFTVIFATGRTAGWIAHWNEMISNPYKIGRPRQLYTGYTARDYVAAEDR; from the coding sequence ATGTCCGACAAGAAAGCTCAACTCACGGTCGACGGTATCGACGCCCCTTACGACCTGCCGGTTTACTCTGGCACCGCCGGCCCCGACGTTGTCGACGTCAGCAGCCTGGCGAGCAAAGGCCTGTTTACCTACGACCCGGGCTTCATGTCCACTGCCTCCTGTGAATCCCAGATCACCTATATCGATGGCGCCAAGGGCGTGCTGCTGCACCGCGGCTACCCCATCGAACAGCTGGCGCAGAAATCCGACTACCTGGAAACCTGCTACCTGCTGATGAACGGCGAGCTGCCGTCAGTCGAACAGAAGAAGGAATACGTCAACAGCATCATGAACCACACCATGGTGCATGAATCCCTGGTCAACTTCTTCAAGGGCTTCCGCTACGACGCCCACCCGATGGCCATGATGTGCGGTGTAGTAGGCGCCCTCGCCTCCTTCTACCACGACTCCCTCGATATTACCGATCCCGAACACCGCAAGATCTCCGCTGACCGTCTGATTGCCAAGATGCCGACCCTGGCCGCCATGTGCTACAAGCACAGCAAGGGCCAGCCGTTCATGTATCCGGATAACAGCCTCAGCTACTCCGAGAACTTCCTGCACATGATGTTCGGTAACCCTTGTGAGCCGAGCAAGATCGACCCGGTTGTGGCCAAGGCCATGGATGTGATCTTCCTGCTGCATGCCGACCACGAGCAGAACGCTTCCACTTCTACCGTGCGTCTGGCCGGCTCCTCCGGTGCCAACCCCTTCGCCTGTATCTCCTCCGGTATCGCGACCCTGTGGGGCCCGGCACATGGCGGCGCCAACGAAGCGGTACTGAACATGCTGCAGGAGATCGGCGACGAGAGCCGTATCGACGAGTATGTTGCCAAGGCCAAAGACAAGAACGACCCGTTCCGCCTGATGGGCTTCGGCCACCGCGTATACAAGAACTTCGACCCGCGCTCCCGCGTAATGCAGGGCATCTGCGACGAAGTTCTGGGTGCCATGGGTGCCGAGAACGATCCGCTGCTGCGTATCGCCAAGAAACTGGAAAAGATCGCCCTGGAAGACGAGTACTTCGTCGAGAAGAAACTCTACCCGAACGTGGACTTCTACTCCGGCATCATTATGAAGGCGATCGGTATTCCTACCGATATGTTCACCGTGATCTTCGCTACCGGCCGTACTGCAGGCTGGATCGCACACTGGAACGAGATGATCTCCAATCCGTACAAGATCGGTCGTCCGCGTCAGCTGTACACCGGCTACACCGCTCGCGACTACGTGGCTGCAGAAGACCGTTAA
- the sdhC gene encoding succinate dehydrogenase, cytochrome b556 subunit: protein MNKNRPVNLDISTIKLPAPALVSILHRISGVVLFAVVALLLCMLDSSLESEQGFQKVADFFTSVPAKLLLWASLAALIYHLIAGVRHLLMDIGLGESLEGGRRGAVIVLVLSVVLILLAGVLVW, encoded by the coding sequence GTGAACAAGAACAGACCTGTCAATTTAGACATTTCTACTATCAAGCTCCCTGCACCAGCGTTGGTTTCCATCCTGCACCGTATTTCCGGTGTGGTGCTCTTCGCTGTGGTTGCACTTTTGCTGTGCATGCTGGACTCCAGTCTGGAATCCGAGCAGGGTTTCCAAAAAGTAGCCGACTTTTTCACCAGTGTCCCGGCCAAGTTGCTCTTGTGGGCATCCCTGGCAGCGCTGATTTACCACCTGATCGCGGGTGTGCGCCATCTGCTGATGGATATCGGCCTGGGTGAGAGCCTCGAAGGTGGTCGTCGCGGCGCCGTCATCGTACTGGTGCTTTCTGTAGTGCTCATTCTGCTGGCGGGGGTTCTGGTATGGTAA
- the sdhD gene encoding succinate dehydrogenase, hydrophobic membrane anchor protein produces MVKAVTGFGRSGLYDWFIQRISAVVLVAYTLFIVGFIFLSKDFGYASWSALFEQRWVRVFTLVALLSTLAHAWIGLWSVVTDYLTNRMMGGKATVLRILVEVLLGAVAVFYAVWGFEILWGM; encoded by the coding sequence ATGGTAAAGGCAGTTACTGGCTTCGGCCGCAGTGGTCTGTACGACTGGTTCATTCAGCGCATCAGTGCTGTAGTGCTGGTGGCTTACACGCTCTTTATAGTGGGCTTCATTTTCCTTTCCAAGGATTTTGGCTACGCCAGCTGGTCCGCGCTGTTCGAGCAGCGCTGGGTGCGCGTATTCACCCTGGTGGCCCTGCTCTCCACACTCGCTCACGCCTGGATCGGCCTCTGGTCCGTTGTCACCGACTACCTCACCAATCGCATGATGGGCGGTAAAGCTACCGTTCTGCGCATCCTGGTAGAGGTTCTGTTGGGTGCCGTCGCCGTGTTCTACGCGGTGTGGGGCTTCGAAATTCTGTGGGGTATGTAA
- the sdhA gene encoding succinate dehydrogenase flavoprotein subunit: MSNMRTITFDGIVIGGGGAGMRAALQMAQSGFKTAVITKVFPTRSHTVSAQGGITCAIASDDPNDDWRWHMYDTVKGSDYIGDQDAIEYMCSVGPEAVFELEHMGLPFSRTEEGRIYQRPFGGQSKDFGRGGQAARTCAAADRTGHALLHTLYQNNVKHNTVFLNEWFAVDLVKNQDGAVVGVIAICIEDGEVVFIKSKATVLATGGAGRIYASTTNAHINTGDGVGMALRAGVPVQDIEMWQFHPTGIYGAGTLVTEGCRGEGGYLINKDGERFMERYAPNAKDLAGRDVVARSMVLEILDGRGAGPNGDHVFLKLDHLGEELLHSRLPGICELSKTFAHVDPVKEPIPVVPTCHYMMGGIPTNIHGQALTQDASGNDQVIDGLYACGEVACVSVHGANRLGGNSLLDLVVFGRASGLFIEKALREGIESREASDSDIEAAMSRLNRLETTNNGEKSADLRAELQGVMQNHFGVFRRGDYMAEGVSKLEDLRERIANVRLDDKSRAFNTARIEALELQNLLEVAEATAIAAEVRTESRGAHAREDYQERDDENWLCHSMYYASEKRVGKRAVNFAPNTVDAFEPKARTY; this comes from the coding sequence ATGTCGAATATGCGAACAATAACCTTTGACGGTATCGTAATTGGCGGCGGCGGCGCGGGTATGCGCGCGGCCCTGCAGATGGCCCAGTCTGGTTTCAAGACTGCGGTAATCACCAAAGTATTCCCGACCCGTTCGCACACGGTTTCTGCCCAGGGCGGCATTACCTGTGCAATTGCCAGCGACGACCCCAACGACGATTGGCGCTGGCACATGTACGACACCGTCAAGGGCTCCGACTATATCGGTGACCAGGACGCGATCGAGTACATGTGTTCCGTAGGCCCGGAAGCGGTGTTCGAGCTGGAGCACATGGGTCTGCCTTTTTCCCGCACCGAAGAAGGACGTATCTATCAGCGCCCGTTCGGCGGCCAGTCCAAGGACTTCGGCCGCGGTGGCCAGGCGGCGCGTACCTGCGCTGCGGCGGACCGTACCGGTCACGCGCTGCTGCACACCCTTTACCAGAACAACGTCAAGCACAACACCGTCTTCCTGAACGAGTGGTTCGCGGTTGACCTGGTGAAAAACCAGGACGGCGCTGTGGTCGGCGTTATCGCGATCTGCATTGAAGATGGTGAAGTCGTCTTCATCAAGTCGAAAGCCACCGTACTGGCAACCGGCGGTGCTGGCCGGATTTATGCCTCTACCACGAACGCACACATCAATACTGGTGACGGTGTTGGTATGGCGTTGCGGGCTGGCGTGCCGGTGCAGGATATCGAAATGTGGCAGTTCCACCCCACCGGTATTTACGGTGCGGGCACCCTGGTGACCGAAGGTTGTCGCGGTGAGGGCGGTTATCTGATCAACAAGGACGGCGAGCGCTTTATGGAGCGTTACGCGCCGAATGCCAAGGACCTTGCCGGGCGCGATGTGGTTGCCCGCTCCATGGTTCTCGAAATTCTGGATGGCCGCGGTGCCGGTCCGAACGGCGACCACGTGTTCCTGAAGCTGGACCACCTGGGTGAAGAGCTGCTGCACAGTCGCCTGCCGGGTATCTGTGAACTGTCGAAGACCTTCGCCCACGTCGACCCGGTAAAAGAGCCGATTCCGGTTGTGCCGACCTGTCACTATATGATGGGCGGTATTCCCACCAATATTCACGGCCAGGCCCTGACCCAGGACGCCTCGGGCAATGATCAGGTGATCGACGGTTTGTACGCCTGTGGCGAAGTAGCCTGCGTATCGGTGCACGGCGCCAACCGCCTGGGCGGCAATTCGCTGCTGGACCTGGTGGTCTTCGGCCGCGCCTCCGGCCTGTTCATCGAGAAAGCCCTGCGCGAAGGTATCGAAAGTCGCGAAGCTTCTGACTCTGATATCGAAGCGGCTATGTCTCGCCTGAACCGTCTCGAAACCACCAACAATGGTGAGAAGTCAGCGGATCTGCGCGCCGAACTGCAAGGCGTGATGCAGAACCACTTCGGTGTATTCCGTCGCGGTGACTACATGGCCGAGGGTGTTAGCAAGCTGGAAGATCTGCGTGAGCGTATTGCCAACGTCCGTCTGGACGACAAGTCGCGCGCCTTCAATACCGCGCGGATTGAAGCGCTTGAACTGCAGAACCTGCTGGAAGTGGCAGAAGCCACCGCGATCGCGGCAGAAGTACGCACCGAGAGTCGCGGTGCCCACGCCCGTGAAGATTATCAGGAACGCGACGACGAAAACTGGCTGTGCCACTCCATGTATTATGCGAGCGAGAAGCGTGTGGGCAAGCGCGCGGTCAATTTTGCGCCCAACACCGTAGACGCTTTCGAGCCGAAAGCGCGTACCTACTAA
- a CDS encoding succinate dehydrogenase iron-sulfur subunit: MLKVSIYRYNPETDSAPYMQDYELDTQGKDLMVLDVLELLKAQDPTLSYRRSCREGVCGSDGMNISGKNGLACIMPISEAAPKGKLVLRPLPGLPVIRDLVVDMEQFYTQYKKIEPYLQNSSPAPAIERLQSPEERAKLDGLYECILCACCSTSCPSFWWNPDKFIGPAGLLQAYRFLADSRDDATDERLGKLDDPFSVFRCHGIQNCVNVCPKGLNPTRAIGHIRNMLITRAV, translated from the coding sequence ATGTTGAAAGTAAGCATTTACCGTTACAACCCGGAAACCGATTCTGCGCCCTACATGCAGGATTACGAGCTGGATACCCAGGGCAAGGACCTGATGGTGCTGGATGTGCTGGAGCTGCTGAAAGCGCAGGACCCGACCCTGTCATATCGCCGTTCCTGTCGTGAAGGTGTCTGTGGCTCCGACGGTATGAACATTTCCGGCAAGAACGGTCTTGCCTGTATCATGCCGATCTCCGAGGCCGCGCCGAAGGGCAAGCTGGTACTGCGCCCGCTGCCTGGCCTGCCGGTCATTCGTGACCTGGTTGTGGATATGGAACAGTTCTACACCCAGTACAAGAAGATCGAGCCGTACCTGCAGAACAGCTCCCCGGCTCCGGCCATCGAGCGTCTGCAGTCCCCGGAAGAGCGCGCGAAACTGGATGGCCTGTACGAGTGTATTCTCTGTGCCTGCTGTTCTACCTCGTGTCCGTCGTTCTGGTGGAACCCCGACAAGTTCATCGGCCCGGCCGGCTTGTTGCAGGCGTACCGCTTCCTCGCGGACAGCCGCGATGACGCAACCGATGAGCGCCTCGGCAAACTGGACGACCCGTTCAGCGTGTTCCGCTGCCACGGTATCCAGAACTGTGTGAACGTATGCCCCAAGGGTTTGAACCCCACCCGGGCAATCGGCCACATCCGTAATATGCTGATAACCCGCGCCGTGTAG